The Saccharopolyspora gloriosae genome window below encodes:
- a CDS encoding MerR family transcriptional regulator, whose amino-acid sequence MLRTADEELTIDELAARAGVTVRTVRFYASRGLLPPPRLRGRLGLYGGDHLARLDLIRELQALGFTLSAIERHLERIPDDATPEDLALQRALLAPWTSDQSEDLTRHELSQRAGRQLDDELVQQLVALGILHGLDDELTRVRLPNTAMLGVGLQILDLGLPLEMLLQAKGIVEQHTTQIAVELRELFAANVLRPYVERGRPDDEREHVRVATDQLRPLTIQVLVNGFQNAVNDVIRDHV is encoded by the coding sequence ATGCTCCGAACCGCGGACGAAGAGCTCACCATCGACGAATTGGCCGCCCGCGCCGGCGTCACCGTGCGCACCGTTCGCTTCTACGCGTCCCGAGGCCTGCTCCCCCCGCCGCGGCTGCGCGGCCGGCTCGGCCTCTACGGCGGCGACCACCTCGCGCGGCTCGACCTCATCCGAGAACTGCAAGCGCTCGGGTTCACCCTCTCCGCCATCGAGCGCCACCTCGAGCGAATCCCCGACGACGCCACCCCCGAAGACCTCGCCCTGCAACGCGCCCTGCTCGCGCCGTGGACCAGCGACCAGAGCGAGGACCTCACCCGGCACGAGCTCAGCCAGCGCGCCGGCCGCCAGCTCGACGACGAACTGGTCCAGCAGCTCGTCGCCCTCGGCATCCTGCACGGCCTCGACGACGAACTCACCAGGGTGCGGCTGCCCAACACCGCGATGCTCGGCGTCGGCCTGCAGATACTCGACCTGGGACTGCCCCTCGAAATGCTGTTGCAGGCCAAGGGGATCGTCGAGCAGCACACCACGCAGATCGCCGTCGAGCTGCGCGAACTGTTCGCCGCCAACGTGCTGCGCCCCTACGTCGAACGCGGCCGCCCCGACGACGAGCGGGAACACGTCCGCGTCGCCACCGACCAGCTCCGGCCGCTGACCATCCAAGTGCTCGTCAACGGATTCCAGAACGCCGTCAACGACGTCATCCGCGACCACGTCTGA
- a CDS encoding AMP-dependent synthetase/ligase gives MSTPAETAVQAPTATIPHLFRRNAVEHRDHPALTADGRTWTWHEAAEAVHDLAAGFAELGLQAGQTVVLMMSNSAEQWLADVAVTHLGAVPIAVHPALNSGEVRDVTKHSRAHIAVLSNAHHVRRWSAALREPDSLSHVIVVDHDAIPEEDDRFLTWRTLRDRGAHHLRRDPSIVDRHAANVTPDAAATVLYSPDAIGVQRAVVLTHRNVLAAASARQRVTCVPPHTSTLCYLPMAHISERAGNLYSAIHDVTHVHFCNGITQAIRQLPAVRPHTFFGVPRMWEKLAAIARALPAAHNAAEKQDVLSGLGLDGTAWGASGAAPIGRDVLDLFAGLGFHIFETWGSTETSGWAATNRPGAVRFGTVGKSLPDVEIRTDEDGEVLVRGPLVCAGHLQEDGLIRVATDADGWLRTGDVGSVEDGYLTVTDRKSELIVSSHGESVAPSVVEHALRAHPLIGHALAFGEGRPHVVALLVLDEDAAPEWARAHGISETGLAELARHPDVVAEVDRAVESANAALGQSGQVLAHRLLDRQWGAEGGELSPALKLRRRVIHDKYAHTLEALYD, from the coding sequence ATGAGCACACCCGCGGAGACTGCGGTGCAGGCACCGACCGCGACCATTCCGCACCTGTTCCGCCGCAACGCCGTCGAGCACCGCGACCACCCGGCGCTGACCGCCGACGGTCGCACCTGGACCTGGCACGAAGCCGCCGAAGCCGTGCACGACCTCGCAGCCGGGTTCGCCGAACTCGGCCTGCAAGCCGGCCAGACCGTGGTGCTGATGATGTCCAACAGCGCCGAGCAGTGGCTGGCCGACGTGGCCGTCACCCACCTCGGAGCGGTGCCGATCGCGGTGCACCCCGCGCTGAACTCCGGGGAAGTGCGCGACGTCACCAAGCACAGCCGCGCGCACATCGCCGTGCTGAGCAACGCCCACCACGTGCGGCGCTGGTCGGCGGCGCTGCGCGAACCGGACTCGCTCAGCCACGTCATCGTCGTCGACCACGACGCGATCCCCGAGGAGGACGACCGCTTCCTCACCTGGCGGACCTTGCGCGACCGCGGCGCGCACCACCTGCGCCGCGATCCGTCGATCGTGGACCGGCACGCCGCGAACGTCACCCCCGACGCCGCGGCCACGGTGCTCTACTCCCCCGACGCGATCGGCGTGCAGCGCGCCGTCGTGCTCACCCACCGCAACGTGCTCGCCGCCGCCTCCGCCCGGCAGCGGGTCACCTGCGTTCCGCCGCACACCAGCACCCTCTGCTACCTGCCGATGGCGCACATCTCCGAACGCGCGGGCAACCTCTACAGCGCGATCCACGACGTCACCCACGTCCACTTCTGCAACGGCATCACGCAGGCCATCCGGCAACTGCCCGCGGTGCGCCCGCACACCTTCTTCGGGGTGCCGAGGATGTGGGAGAAGCTCGCCGCGATCGCTCGCGCGCTCCCCGCCGCGCACAACGCTGCGGAGAAGCAGGACGTCCTCAGCGGACTCGGGCTGGACGGCACCGCGTGGGGCGCCAGCGGGGCCGCCCCGATCGGCCGCGACGTCCTCGACCTGTTCGCCGGGCTCGGCTTCCACATCTTCGAGACCTGGGGATCGACGGAGACGAGCGGCTGGGCAGCCACCAACCGGCCCGGCGCCGTCCGCTTCGGCACCGTCGGCAAGTCGCTGCCCGACGTCGAGATCCGCACCGACGAGGACGGCGAAGTGCTGGTCCGCGGCCCCCTCGTCTGCGCAGGGCACCTGCAGGAGGACGGCCTGATCCGGGTGGCCACCGACGCCGACGGCTGGCTGCGCACCGGGGACGTCGGCAGCGTCGAGGACGGCTACCTCACCGTCACCGACCGCAAGAGCGAGCTCATCGTCAGCTCCCACGGGGAGAGCGTCGCGCCCAGCGTCGTGGAGCACGCCTTGCGCGCGCATCCGCTGATCGGCCACGCGCTGGCCTTCGGCGAAGGGCGACCGCACGTCGTCGCGCTGCTCGTGCTCGACGAGGACGCCGCGCCCGAGTGGGCCCGCGCGCACGGGATCTCCGAGACCGGCCTGGCAGAGCTGGCCCGGCATCCCGACGTCGTGGCCGAAGTGGACCGCGCGGTGGAATCGGCCAACGCCGCGCTGGGCCAGTCCGGCCAGGTGCTCGCCCACCGCCTGCTCGACCGGCAGTGGGGCGCCGAGGGCGGCGAGCTCAGCCCGGCGCTGAAGTTGCGCCGCCGCGTCATCCACGACAAGTACGCCCACACCCTCGAAGCCCTCTACGACTGA
- a CDS encoding SSI family serine proteinase inhibitor produces the protein MAALLLTPAMANATATTSHLTLTIASKNRAEEPRTVQLRCEPTGGTHPKAAEACKTLLAAGGNFDQIGQSQTGAQCTMVLRPVIASAHGTWQGKPVHFDKEFGNSCQATSNLGTVFDF, from the coding sequence ATGGCCGCTCTCCTGCTCACCCCGGCGATGGCGAACGCCACCGCGACGACGAGCCACCTGACGCTCACGATCGCGAGCAAGAACCGCGCCGAGGAGCCGCGCACCGTGCAGCTGCGGTGCGAGCCGACGGGCGGCACGCACCCGAAGGCCGCCGAGGCCTGCAAGACCCTGCTCGCCGCGGGGGGCAACTTCGATCAGATCGGCCAGTCCCAGACCGGTGCGCAGTGCACGATGGTGCTCCGGCCGGTGATCGCCAGCGCGCACGGAACCTGGCAGGGCAAGCCGGTGCACTTCGACAAGGAATTCGGCAACAGCTGCCAGGCGACGTCGAACTTGGGCACCGTCTTCGACTTCTGA
- a CDS encoding YidH family protein yields the protein MASENDDPACRRWPHRLYGVGDEPDPRFTLANERTFLAWIRTALALMAAGVGVEALNAAAGTGSDPLRTSLAVLLLLAGVVCSVAAFGRWMTMERALRTNSPLPPPKLAPILGFGLGLIGLGALALLLISGF from the coding sequence ATGGCTTCCGAGAACGACGACCCCGCTTGTAGGCGCTGGCCACATCGGCTCTACGGGGTAGGTGACGAACCCGATCCCCGGTTCACGCTCGCCAACGAACGAACGTTCCTGGCGTGGATCCGGACCGCGCTGGCCCTGATGGCCGCGGGAGTCGGCGTCGAGGCCCTGAACGCCGCGGCGGGCACCGGCTCGGATCCGCTGCGCACCTCGTTGGCGGTGCTCCTGCTGCTGGCGGGCGTCGTGTGCAGCGTGGCGGCGTTCGGCCGGTGGATGACCATGGAGCGGGCGCTGCGCACGAACTCCCCGCTGCCACCGCCGAAGCTGGCGCCGATCCTCGGGTTCGGCCTGGGCTTGATCGGGCTCGGCGCGCTCGCGCTGCTGCTGATCAGCGGGTTCTGA
- a CDS encoding DUF202 domain-containing protein: MQIERTTLAWLRTGLTFVVGLMVLLRLLVHRSAVAAAVCAAVAIPLAVAITVLSWSRHRQAERRLRAEDPLPDGALHASLTALAVLAGLIGTVYVLLM; encoded by the coding sequence TTGCAGATCGAACGCACGACGCTCGCCTGGTTGCGCACCGGGCTGACGTTCGTCGTGGGCCTGATGGTGCTGCTGCGGTTGCTGGTGCACCGCAGCGCGGTGGCCGCCGCCGTGTGCGCCGCGGTGGCGATCCCGCTCGCGGTCGCGATCACCGTGCTGTCGTGGAGCAGGCATCGGCAGGCGGAGCGCAGGTTGCGCGCCGAGGACCCGTTGCCGGACGGCGCGCTGCACGCTTCGCTCACCGCGCTGGCGGTGCTGGCCGGGCTGATCGGAACGGTGTACGTGCTGCTGATGTGA
- a CDS encoding organic hydroperoxide resistance protein — MAALYTAEATATGEGRGGRTRSSDGVLDLDLAVPREMGGPGGDSTNPEQLFAAGYAACFHSALQLVARKAKADITDSSVTAQVGIGSNGAGGYGLNVSLSVSLPGIDREQAQQLTEQADSVCPYSNAIRGNVEIELAVA, encoded by the coding sequence ATGGCAGCGCTGTACACGGCCGAGGCGACCGCGACCGGCGAGGGCAGGGGCGGACGCACCCGCTCGTCCGACGGCGTGCTCGACCTGGACCTCGCGGTGCCGCGCGAGATGGGTGGCCCCGGCGGGGACTCCACGAACCCCGAGCAGCTGTTCGCCGCCGGCTACGCCGCGTGCTTCCACAGCGCGCTGCAGCTGGTGGCGCGCAAGGCGAAGGCCGACATCACCGATTCCTCGGTGACCGCCCAGGTCGGCATCGGCAGCAACGGTGCGGGCGGTTACGGCCTGAACGTCTCGCTGTCGGTGAGCCTGCCCGGCATCGACCGCGAGCAGGCGCAGCAGCTGACCGAGCAGGCCGACTCGGTGTGCCCGTACTCGAACGCCATCCGCGGCAACGTCGAGATCGAACTCGCGGTGGCCTGA
- a CDS encoding MarR family winged helix-turn-helix transcriptional regulator — MSSDSVLSLDRQVCFALYSASRSFTNLYRPFLDELGLTYPQYLVMLVLWERDSLAVKDLGATLRLDSGTLSPLVKRLEAGGLVARRRSARDERSVEVGLTDEGRELRERAAVVPHRVLAAIGMGLDEVRELRSTLERLTANVDEAAERARAAVAAGVPITDELLRGTTTEGD, encoded by the coding sequence ATGAGTTCGGACTCGGTGCTGTCGCTGGATCGGCAGGTGTGCTTCGCGCTCTACAGCGCGTCGCGCTCGTTCACCAACCTGTATCGGCCGTTCCTCGACGAGCTGGGGCTGACCTACCCGCAGTACCTCGTGATGCTGGTGCTCTGGGAACGCGATTCGCTGGCGGTCAAGGATCTCGGGGCGACGCTCCGGCTCGATTCCGGGACGTTGTCGCCGTTGGTGAAGCGGCTCGAAGCCGGTGGCCTGGTCGCGCGGCGGCGCAGCGCTCGGGACGAGCGTTCCGTCGAGGTCGGGCTGACCGATGAGGGGCGCGAACTCCGGGAACGGGCGGCGGTCGTGCCGCATCGAGTCCTCGCCGCGATCGGCATGGGACTCGACGAAGTGCGCGAACTGCGCTCGACGCTCGAACGGCTCACGGCGAACGTGGACGAGGCCGCGGAGCGGGCTCGGGCCGCGGTGGCGGCGGGCGTTCCCATCACCGACGAGCTCCTGCGCGGGACCACGACAGAAGGAGACTGA